In Tursiops truncatus isolate mTurTru1 chromosome X, mTurTru1.mat.Y, whole genome shotgun sequence, the following proteins share a genomic window:
- the BCAP31 gene encoding B-cell receptor-associated protein 31 isoform X2 has protein sequence MSLQWTAVATFLYAEVFAVLLLCIPFISPKRSGDGIVISILEDSSLIELYPEVFMEGNEERWQKIFKSRLVHLVVTYGNTFFVVLVVILVLLLIDAVREIRKYDDVTEKVNLQNNPGAVEHFHMKLFRAQRNLYIAGFSLLLSFLLRRLVTLISQQATLLASNEAFKKQAESASEAAKKYMEENDQLKKEAAGGVKLDGRDAEVKVEEENRSLKADLQRLKDELAVNKQKLEKAENEALAMRKQSEGLTKEYDRLLEEHAKLQAEVDGPTDKKEE, from the exons ATGAGTCTGCAGTGGACTGCAGTCGCCACCTTCCTCTATGCAGAGGTCTTCGCTGTGCTGCTTCTCTGCATTCCCTTCATTTCTCCCAAAAG GTCTGGTGATGGCATCGTGATTAGTATTTTGGAAGACTCTTCTCTGATAGAGCTGTATCCTGAGGTATTCATGGAGGGAAACGAAGAGAG aTGGCAGAAGATTTTCAAGTCCCGCCTCGTGCACTTGGTAGTGACCTATGGCAACACCTTCTTTGTGGTTCTCGTTGTCATCCTTGTGCTGCTGCTCATTG ATGCTGTTCGCGAGATTCGAAAGTACGACGACGTGACGGAGAAGGTGAACCTCCAGAACAACCCCGGGGCTGTGGAACACTTCCACATGAAGCTTTTCCGTGCCCAGAGGAACCTCTACATTGCTGGCTTCTCCTTGCTGCTGTCCTT CTTGCTTAGACGCCTGGTGACTCTTATCTCCCAGCAGGCCACGCTGCTGGCCTCCAATGAAGCCTTTAAAAAGCAGGCAGAGAGCGCTAGTGAAGCGGCCAAGAAGTACATGGAAGAGAATGACCAGCTAAAGAAG GAAGCTGCCGGTGGAGTCAAGTTGGATGGCAGGGACGCTGAAgtgaaggtggaggaagagaaCAGGAGCCTGAAGGCTGATCTGCAGAGGCTGAAGGACGAGCTGGCTGTCAACAAGCAAA AACTGGAGAAAGCTGAAAATGAGGCTCTGGCCATGCGGAAGCAGTCTGAGGGCCTGACCAAGGAGTACGACCGCCTGTTGGAGGAGCACGCGAAGTTGCAG
- the BCAP31 gene encoding B-cell receptor-associated protein 31 isoform X1 translates to MSLQWTAVATFLYAEVFAVLLLCIPFISPKRWQKIFKSRLVHLVVTYGNTFFVVLVVILVLLLIDAVREIRKYDDVTEKVNLQNNPGAVEHFHMKLFRAQRNLYIAGFSLLLSFLLRRLVTLISQQATLLASNEAFKKQAESASEAAKKYMEENDQLKKEAAGGVKLDGRDAEVKVEEENRSLKADLQRLKDELAVNKQKLEKAENEALAMRKQSEGLTKEYDRLLEEHAKLQAEVDGPTDKKEE, encoded by the exons ATGAGTCTGCAGTGGACTGCAGTCGCCACCTTCCTCTATGCAGAGGTCTTCGCTGTGCTGCTTCTCTGCATTCCCTTCATTTCTCCCAAAAG aTGGCAGAAGATTTTCAAGTCCCGCCTCGTGCACTTGGTAGTGACCTATGGCAACACCTTCTTTGTGGTTCTCGTTGTCATCCTTGTGCTGCTGCTCATTG ATGCTGTTCGCGAGATTCGAAAGTACGACGACGTGACGGAGAAGGTGAACCTCCAGAACAACCCCGGGGCTGTGGAACACTTCCACATGAAGCTTTTCCGTGCCCAGAGGAACCTCTACATTGCTGGCTTCTCCTTGCTGCTGTCCTT CTTGCTTAGACGCCTGGTGACTCTTATCTCCCAGCAGGCCACGCTGCTGGCCTCCAATGAAGCCTTTAAAAAGCAGGCAGAGAGCGCTAGTGAAGCGGCCAAGAAGTACATGGAAGAGAATGACCAGCTAAAGAAG GAAGCTGCCGGTGGAGTCAAGTTGGATGGCAGGGACGCTGAAgtgaaggtggaggaagagaaCAGGAGCCTGAAGGCTGATCTGCAGAGGCTGAAGGACGAGCTGGCTGTCAACAAGCAAA AACTGGAGAAAGCTGAAAATGAGGCTCTGGCCATGCGGAAGCAGTCTGAGGGCCTGACCAAGGAGTACGACCGCCTGTTGGAGGAGCACGCGAAGTTGCAG